Proteins from one Parachlamydia sp. AcF125 genomic window:
- a CDS encoding SIMPL domain-containing protein (The SIMPL domain is named for its presence in mouse protein SIMPL (signalling molecule that associates with mouse pelle-like kinase). Bacterial member BP26, from Brucella, was shown to assemble into a channel-like structure, while YggE from E. coli has been associated with resistance to oxidative stress.) → MKLLNYLLTAVLLFGIVQNGIARENEPAKLMVSGEARIHKPAEKAVVHISVVTEDVHSEKAVFNNNLKMQKVIEALKGLGLTHNEFKTGQFTVRPRYSDQTIKGYEVANSLSISTEKIHLAGDMIAAVNRAGVNSIDSIQFTVKDPKAYRAEALQAAAANAMADAQMLAQTTGVKLVRVLELSAGQSSEHYPMPRYHTMMAKGFDSNNAPIEAGNVEIVANVFMIYEISSSP, encoded by the coding sequence ATGAAACTCTTAAACTATTTATTAACGGCCGTTTTGTTATTCGGCATAGTGCAGAATGGGATAGCCAGGGAAAATGAGCCTGCTAAGCTTATGGTCAGTGGGGAAGCTCGTATACATAAGCCTGCAGAAAAAGCTGTGGTGCATATCAGTGTCGTCACGGAAGACGTGCATTCAGAGAAAGCCGTGTTTAATAACAATCTTAAGATGCAAAAAGTGATAGAGGCTCTCAAAGGCTTAGGTTTGACTCACAATGAATTTAAGACAGGGCAGTTTACCGTTCGTCCTAGATATTCCGATCAAACCATTAAAGGCTATGAAGTGGCAAATAGCTTGTCTATCTCAACGGAAAAAATTCATTTGGCAGGCGATATGATTGCTGCAGTGAATCGAGCAGGGGTTAATTCCATCGATTCCATTCAATTCACGGTAAAAGATCCTAAGGCTTATCGGGCAGAAGCCTTACAAGCAGCTGCCGCAAATGCGATGGCGGATGCGCAAATGTTGGCCCAGACAACAGGAGTAAAACTTGTGCGTGTTTTAGAGCTTTCGGCTGGACAATCCAGCGAGCATTACCCTATGCCTCGTTATCATACGATGATGGCAAAGGGCTTTGATAGCAATAACGCTCCTATTGAAGCTGGGAATGTAGAGATTGTGGCAAATGTTTTTATGATTTATGAAATTTCATCAAGTCCTTAA
- a CDS encoding carboxypeptidase M32, protein MPEAIQHYKKLHEISRNTRILEGIDALLHWDQETYMPEGAAAIRAEQQKIMAGLIHKGKIAKPFVNTLSRLIDIKSGKILAKGLGKAKNAALKVWRKEYLKEVALPTRFVEDFAKLTSQSLLVWRSARQENSFRRFAPYLEKIIQMNRQKADLLGFQAHPYDALLDSYEPGMTTERLTPTFSDLKQFLVGLIKKIQKKPPIDDRFLFGKFAKSKQIAFSQLVLKGMHYDMHCGRLDFSIHPFSSASHPTDSRITTRIHPTSLLSNLRSVMHEAGHGLYERGLPMNEYGSPLGQPASLGIHESQSRWWETRIGQSLPFWKYYFPLLQKEFKGFQKITLEEFYKASNKVQASFIRVEADEVTYNLHVILRFEIEKALIEGSLPIKEIPEAWNEKLKQFLGLIPSTDSEGCLQDIHWSLGCFGYFPTYSLGNLYAAQLFSAFEKESPDWENKVAKGEMKFIKEWLAKSIFQFGQQYSSVELVEKISGSSFSSKPFCNYLESKYKAIYAL, encoded by the coding sequence ATGCCTGAAGCAATCCAGCACTATAAAAAACTTCACGAAATTTCCCGAAATACACGCATCCTCGAGGGGATTGACGCCTTGCTGCATTGGGACCAAGAAACCTATATGCCTGAAGGCGCAGCTGCCATTCGTGCCGAACAGCAAAAAATCATGGCTGGTCTCATCCACAAAGGGAAAATTGCCAAGCCCTTCGTGAACACCCTTTCACGGCTAATCGATATCAAAAGCGGCAAAATTTTAGCAAAAGGCTTAGGAAAGGCAAAAAATGCCGCTTTAAAAGTTTGGCGGAAAGAATATTTAAAAGAGGTCGCTCTGCCTACTCGATTTGTAGAAGACTTTGCTAAACTGACATCCCAATCCCTTTTAGTGTGGCGCTCAGCAAGGCAAGAAAACTCTTTTCGTCGATTTGCTCCCTATTTAGAAAAAATTATTCAAATGAACCGTCAAAAAGCGGATCTATTAGGCTTTCAGGCCCACCCTTATGATGCTTTATTAGATTCTTATGAACCAGGCATGACGACAGAGCGCTTAACTCCTACTTTTTCTGATTTAAAGCAATTTCTGGTAGGGTTGATTAAAAAAATTCAGAAAAAGCCCCCTATAGACGATCGCTTTTTATTCGGCAAATTTGCTAAATCCAAACAAATCGCATTTAGCCAACTGGTTCTAAAGGGGATGCATTATGACATGCATTGCGGAAGGCTCGATTTTTCTATTCACCCTTTCTCTTCCGCTTCTCATCCTACCGATAGTCGCATCACCACCCGTATTCATCCAACCTCCTTGCTAAGCAATCTACGCTCTGTGATGCATGAAGCTGGACATGGGCTTTATGAGAGGGGGCTCCCTATGAATGAATATGGATCGCCTTTAGGACAACCCGCCTCTCTTGGCATCCATGAGAGTCAATCTCGCTGGTGGGAAACGCGGATTGGACAAAGCTTACCTTTTTGGAAATATTATTTTCCCTTGCTTCAAAAAGAATTTAAGGGATTCCAAAAGATTACCCTTGAAGAATTTTACAAAGCTTCCAACAAAGTCCAAGCTTCTTTTATTCGAGTAGAAGCGGATGAAGTGACGTATAATCTCCATGTAATTTTGCGTTTCGAAATAGAAAAAGCCCTTATTGAGGGCTCACTTCCCATTAAAGAAATTCCCGAGGCATGGAATGAAAAACTCAAACAATTCCTAGGGCTCATCCCTTCTACAGATTCCGAAGGATGTTTACAAGATATCCATTGGTCTTTAGGCTGTTTTGGATATTTTCCTACCTATTCCCTCGGTAATCTTTACGCGGCTCAGCTTTTTTCAGCCTTTGAGAAAGAGTCTCCCGATTGGGAAAATAAAGTTGCAAAAGGAGAGATGAAATTTATTAAGGAATGGCTCGCCAAATCCATTTTTCAGTTTGGTCAGCAATATTCTAGCGTTGAGCTCGTTGAAAAAATAAGCGGCTCCTCTTTCTCTAGCAAACCCTTTTGCAACTATTTAGAAAGCAAGTATAAGGCTATTTATGCCCTTTAA
- a CDS encoding DNA/RNA non-specific endonuclease, whose amino-acid sequence MNHRRNGLKLTMKHKYGKYGTFFWIASTAFILGYLTAGYIEIANLLPPETELARPQRNSSQLFNPIFSPRGAIMIKRPGYTLEYDGRTRNAQWVYECLTAESLKGKVSRDPFPFQEDPRIPKIFQNTLEDFKGSGFDRGHLAPAADHQANPDTLRDTFYLSNMSPQVAQFNRGYWAKMEKYVRDLTKSSKTVHVLTGPLFLPCVAENGKKYVHYQVIGPNNVAVPTHFFKVIARETEAGSIQTEAYVLPNQQIAKEVPLNQFKTSVQEVEKASGVLFH is encoded by the coding sequence ATGAATCATCGGCGAAATGGGCTAAAGTTAACCATGAAACATAAATATGGAAAATATGGGACATTTTTTTGGATAGCGAGTACGGCTTTCATTTTAGGGTATTTGACAGCAGGATATATAGAAATCGCCAATCTCTTACCACCTGAAACCGAATTAGCGAGACCGCAAAGAAATTCTAGCCAGCTATTCAATCCTATTTTTTCTCCGCGAGGGGCGATTATGATTAAACGCCCTGGGTATACCTTGGAATATGATGGAAGAACTCGCAATGCGCAATGGGTTTATGAATGCTTGACTGCGGAAAGTTTAAAAGGAAAGGTTAGCCGAGACCCATTTCCTTTTCAGGAAGATCCTCGCATTCCCAAAATTTTTCAAAACACTTTAGAAGATTTCAAAGGATCTGGATTTGACCGCGGTCATCTAGCGCCGGCAGCCGATCATCAAGCTAATCCGGACACTTTGCGAGATACTTTCTACCTCTCTAATATGAGTCCCCAAGTGGCCCAATTTAACCGGGGCTATTGGGCAAAAATGGAAAAATATGTGAGAGATTTAACAAAAAGCTCAAAAACGGTACACGTCCTTACAGGGCCTTTATTTTTGCCCTGCGTAGCAGAAAATGGCAAAAAATATGTGCATTATCAGGTCATAGGGCCAAATAATGTAGCCGTACCCACTCATTTTTTTAAGGTCATTGCCCGAGAAACAGAGGCAGGCAGCATACAAACAGAAGCGTATGTGCTGCCTAATCAGCAAATTGCTAAAGAGGTCCCTCTTAATCAGTTCAAAACTTCGGTACAAGAAGTTGAGAAAGCCTCAGGGGTTTTATTTCATTAA
- a CDS encoding putative Na+/H+ antiporter: MKWLCLVLVATAKATLLDAQETITSSPLSDNEEVLSSFQGWEEASNEDLGHGLSGAVGITPLSITANVLLGIALAYNFLSRKILTFPPNWQKIQVGENEQALSWISSKNPLKLFFHYVRTAKRIVGIWIIPLLASVTFLYDWRIAINFLSTRNYTEALFVSVIMTIVSSQPILNLMEAFIRKIASLGKESPGSWWVSLLTVGPILGAVITEAGALIVTSLLLAKQFYTRPVSQNLAYATLGLLFTHISLGAILTNFGAPLDWMHVEQWSEEELFTLARFSGKSLLTIFISTLCYYLYFRDEFAELAKREKTFSPSETRQRIPWWVTATHTMCLSVAILSLYHPPIFLSVTCLFLIFHETTRQYQTRLKLRPPMLVGFFFSALVIHGGLQEWWTTPLLERVDALMLTGASYLFGSFVDGATLAYLATLLPSLNDATKYSVIVGTLAAGGLTVISHPFNSKQEAPSHSHFAEGISPKKLFFATLFPMFVTASIFFLFRV; this comes from the coding sequence ATGAAGTGGCTTTGTTTAGTTTTAGTTGCCACAGCTAAAGCAACTTTGCTTGATGCGCAGGAAACGATCACCTCCTCCCCTTTATCTGACAATGAAGAAGTTTTGTCTTCTTTTCAGGGTTGGGAAGAGGCCTCAAATGAAGATTTAGGACACGGGCTCTCAGGCGCTGTAGGAATTACTCCCCTGAGCATCACTGCTAATGTTTTGCTAGGAATAGCGCTTGCCTATAATTTCTTATCACGCAAAATCCTCACCTTCCCTCCTAATTGGCAAAAAATTCAGGTGGGGGAGAATGAGCAGGCTCTAAGTTGGATAAGTTCAAAAAACCCCTTAAAACTCTTTTTCCACTATGTCAGAACAGCTAAACGGATTGTGGGGATTTGGATTATTCCTCTTTTGGCATCGGTTACTTTCCTATATGACTGGAGAATTGCCATAAACTTTTTAAGTACCCGCAATTATACGGAAGCCCTTTTTGTTTCGGTGATCATGACAATTGTCTCTTCTCAGCCTATCCTAAACTTGATGGAAGCATTTATTCGCAAAATCGCTTCTTTAGGGAAAGAGTCACCTGGATCCTGGTGGGTTTCTCTTCTTACTGTAGGGCCCATATTAGGAGCCGTGATTACAGAAGCTGGCGCCCTGATTGTGACTAGCCTTTTACTTGCTAAGCAATTTTACACACGCCCTGTTAGTCAAAATTTAGCCTATGCGACTCTCGGATTACTTTTTACTCATATTTCTCTCGGCGCCATTTTAACCAATTTTGGTGCCCCCCTTGATTGGATGCATGTAGAACAATGGAGCGAAGAAGAGCTCTTCACCCTTGCTCGATTTAGCGGAAAATCCCTCCTCACTATTTTTATCTCCACTCTTTGCTATTACCTTTATTTTCGGGATGAATTTGCTGAATTAGCTAAACGAGAAAAAACTTTTAGTCCTTCCGAGACCAGGCAGCGAATTCCTTGGTGGGTTACAGCCACCCACACAATGTGCTTAAGTGTGGCCATACTCTCCTTATACCACCCACCTATTTTTCTTAGCGTTACCTGCCTCTTCCTTATTTTTCACGAAACCACCCGCCAATATCAGACCCGTTTAAAATTACGCCCTCCTATGTTAGTAGGCTTTTTCTTTTCCGCTTTAGTTATTCATGGAGGGCTGCAAGAGTGGTGGACAACTCCCTTACTGGAAAGGGTGGATGCTTTAATGTTGACAGGAGCTTCTTATCTGTTTGGATCTTTCGTGGATGGAGCCACGTTGGCATACCTTGCGACATTGCTCCCCTCTTTGAATGATGCTACTAAGTATTCCGTCATTGTGGGAACCCTTGCAGCGGGGGGATTAACTGTCATCAGTCATCCCTTTAATTCCAAACAGGAGGCCCCTTCCCACTCTCATTTTGCCGAAGGAATTTCACCTAAAAAACTTTTTTTCGCCACCTTGTTTCCCATGTTTGTAACGGCTTCCATTTTCTTCCTATTTAGGGTTTAA
- a CDS encoding protease-like activity factor CPAF — MIYCIFINRSLSILKSSLGHMKAKLLFPFQFFIIFFISPCLLANEAFLRQEMVEDLHFIKKNFQIKYVPAEWKWLHLGWDLNQQFANAEAEIHQLSSPVLKDYHKVLNKLFTSVADYHVTVSFHSTERASLPFHVHGAEGRYFITWIDEERLPGAFSDWAVGDEVIAFDGQDIEKAIYHLRKSAYDRLNEKTDQRIAERALTWRSGRFAEDVPQGEVEIVLQHKKTAQQRSYLLTWDYRPEQIKENPLPALTSRALPLKQPFFQRPYYKKMMMTPLYAQFKQGERHTGEDIHNLGARHSFVPLLGSVIWQSDLDCPFYAYICETPHRQRIGYVRIATYEGGDEEIAEFEQMIDFFLPRTQALVIDQVNNPGGSVFYKYGLLTFLTDKPLELPKYKIALTQEEVMEAFKALEALKKITSEEEALEVCGPSLYGYPVSLELVHSSIQYFQFILDEWEMGKYITSPVHLIVKAILPNSRVTYNKPIIVLINESDFSCADNFPCILQDNQRATIFGARTAGAGGTVVGEGHPNRLGVAGYSYTNSLLERHLDGTLIENLGVTPDITYELTAEDFRNGYKGYRVALQQVIDPILKEAHPNDRPLFTENQDLRRFKLSR, encoded by the coding sequence ATGATTTATTGCATTTTTATCAATAGATCCCTTTCCATTTTAAAATCCTCTTTAGGTCATATGAAGGCTAAACTTCTCTTCCCTTTCCAATTTTTTATCATTTTCTTTATTTCGCCTTGTCTTCTTGCTAATGAAGCTTTTTTGCGGCAAGAAATGGTAGAAGATTTGCATTTTATTAAAAAAAATTTCCAGATCAAATATGTGCCGGCTGAATGGAAATGGCTACATTTGGGGTGGGACCTTAATCAACAATTTGCAAATGCAGAAGCGGAAATTCATCAGCTTTCTTCCCCTGTTTTAAAAGATTACCATAAGGTTTTAAATAAACTTTTTACCTCTGTGGCGGATTATCACGTCACTGTATCCTTTCACTCGACTGAAAGGGCTTCTTTGCCTTTTCATGTACATGGGGCAGAAGGGCGCTATTTTATTACATGGATCGACGAGGAAAGATTACCAGGGGCTTTCTCTGATTGGGCGGTGGGTGATGAAGTGATTGCCTTTGATGGGCAAGATATTGAGAAGGCCATCTACCATCTACGCAAATCAGCTTACGATCGTCTCAATGAAAAAACGGATCAAAGGATTGCTGAGCGTGCTTTAACCTGGCGGTCTGGAAGGTTTGCAGAAGATGTTCCTCAAGGAGAAGTCGAAATTGTCCTGCAACATAAAAAAACAGCTCAGCAAAGATCTTATTTGTTAACTTGGGATTATCGTCCAGAGCAGATAAAGGAAAATCCTTTACCTGCTCTAACTTCTCGTGCGCTCCCCTTAAAACAGCCGTTTTTCCAACGTCCTTACTATAAAAAAATGATGATGACTCCTCTATATGCTCAGTTTAAACAGGGCGAAAGGCATACAGGAGAGGATATTCACAACTTGGGAGCACGGCATAGTTTTGTGCCTCTTTTAGGTTCAGTGATTTGGCAATCTGACTTGGATTGTCCTTTTTATGCTTATATCTGTGAAACCCCCCATAGGCAAAGAATCGGATACGTGCGAATAGCGACTTATGAAGGAGGGGATGAGGAAATAGCGGAATTTGAGCAAATGATCGATTTTTTTCTTCCTCGCACCCAAGCTTTGGTGATTGACCAAGTCAATAATCCAGGCGGATCCGTTTTTTATAAATACGGCTTATTAACTTTTCTAACAGATAAGCCTTTAGAACTGCCCAAATATAAGATTGCCTTAACTCAAGAAGAGGTGATGGAGGCTTTTAAAGCGCTTGAAGCTCTTAAAAAGATAACAAGTGAGGAAGAAGCTTTAGAAGTTTGCGGTCCTAGCTTATATGGATATCCGGTCTCTTTAGAATTGGTTCATTCCTCCATTCAATATTTCCAATTTATTTTAGACGAATGGGAGATGGGTAAATATATCACTTCTCCTGTCCATCTTATTGTGAAGGCCATCTTGCCCAACTCAAGAGTGACATACAACAAGCCGATCATTGTCTTGATAAATGAATCTGATTTTTCTTGCGCAGATAATTTCCCTTGCATTTTACAAGATAATCAAAGAGCGACTATTTTTGGGGCACGCACTGCTGGTGCAGGGGGCACTGTGGTAGGGGAAGGGCATCCGAATAGGCTAGGGGTTGCGGGCTACTCTTATACAAATTCCCTCTTAGAAAGGCATCTGGATGGCACCCTTATTGAAAATCTAGGAGTCACTCCAGATATCACTTATGAGTTGACTGCCGAAGATTTTCGAAATGGCTATAAGGGGTATCGAGTAGCCTTACAGCAGGTGATCGATCCTATTTTAAAAGAGGCCCATCCAAATGATAGGCCTCTTTTTACGGAAAATCAAGACTTGCGAAGGTTTAAGCTTTCAAGGTGA
- a CDS encoding cob(I)yrinic acid a,c-diamide adenosyltransferase — protein sequence MMKIYTKKGDRGQTSLFSGKKVPKNHPIIEAIGCVDECNSAIGMALSLLPKFLEFKDLEEQLLGIQHTLFELGAILASSPTKTSLLSTKELEQWIDWMEEKLPPLQHFILPNGHSASSTLQLARAVCRRAERALVTDIESKDAPPESLVYLNRLSDYLFVAARLVNFHTQTPEIIWLSKPND from the coding sequence ATGATGAAAATCTATACAAAAAAAGGCGATCGGGGACAAACTTCCTTATTTTCTGGAAAAAAAGTTCCTAAAAACCATCCTATCATTGAAGCCATTGGATGTGTGGACGAATGTAATAGCGCTATCGGCATGGCTCTTTCCCTTCTCCCTAAATTCCTCGAGTTTAAAGACCTAGAAGAACAGCTTTTAGGGATTCAACATACCTTATTTGAACTGGGAGCGATTTTAGCCTCTTCCCCTACTAAAACTTCCCTACTCAGCACAAAAGAGCTTGAGCAGTGGATCGATTGGATGGAAGAAAAGCTTCCTCCTTTGCAACATTTCATTCTGCCAAATGGCCATTCCGCCTCTTCCACCCTACAGCTAGCTCGCGCAGTTTGTAGGCGAGCTGAGCGAGCTCTCGTGACTGATATCGAAAGCAAGGATGCGCCGCCCGAAAGCTTAGTTTATTTGAATCGCCTTTCAGACTATTTGTTTGTAGCGGCCCGCCTTGTCAATTTCCATACTCAAACTCCCGAAATTATCTGGCTCTCAAAGCCTAATGATTAA
- a CDS encoding transglutaminase family protein has protein sequence MAASPLKIRALFRSLDPTSVAQHLALYELYPDTVEGQQALKKAWELLEGVSISSPQTALTPIEPSAIHALIALVNKQPNDTAPHLSSEALGLIEKLASKLPNRHLKGFHATNEAEVLALPPEEIDLANGLFLSHLEDEDKNSGKVYQAIIDLMALQILAQLPSNATPLQKISAINKFIFFDMGFRFPPHSCYAKDIDLYTFLPSVLDSRRGVCLGVSLLYICLAQRLSLPIEMVTPPGHIYVRYKDGKNVLNIETTARGIHLPCEEYLGIDTRALQERTIKEVIGLAHFNQAAAYLRQHRYENALLCYKKAQPYLPKDQLLQELTGYTHLFLGNIEEGRKLLEEIKDYIPDHAVTKENMAEDYLNGLVDIEGIKTVFMEVDESRESLLRKKEALEKLGEKYPLFRAGIFSLASTYLQLHRNREALVWLNIYHSLYPFDPTVEYYLAVLCMERCESTKAWEHLLQAEKITRARDHFPKALKEVRQALNQRCPP, from the coding sequence ATGGCAGCTTCCCCTTTAAAAATCCGCGCCTTATTTCGCAGCTTGGATCCCACATCAGTCGCACAGCATTTAGCTTTATATGAACTATACCCTGATACGGTTGAAGGGCAACAAGCTCTTAAAAAAGCCTGGGAACTTTTGGAGGGGGTCTCCATCTCTTCGCCCCAGACCGCTTTAACCCCAATTGAGCCTTCAGCCATTCATGCCTTGATTGCACTTGTCAATAAACAACCTAATGACACGGCCCCACACTTGTCTTCAGAAGCACTTGGGTTAATTGAAAAACTGGCCTCCAAATTACCTAATCGCCACCTTAAAGGTTTTCACGCGACTAACGAAGCAGAAGTTTTGGCTCTTCCTCCTGAAGAAATCGATTTAGCCAATGGATTGTTTCTCTCCCATTTAGAGGATGAGGATAAAAACTCTGGTAAGGTATATCAAGCGATAATAGACCTGATGGCCTTGCAAATTTTGGCTCAATTACCTTCTAATGCTACCCCGCTTCAAAAGATCTCAGCCATTAACAAATTTATTTTTTTTGATATGGGATTTCGCTTTCCTCCTCATTCTTGCTATGCAAAGGACATTGACCTTTACACGTTTCTTCCCTCGGTTTTGGATTCGAGACGTGGTGTTTGCTTAGGAGTCTCCCTTCTGTATATTTGCCTGGCTCAACGCCTCTCTTTACCTATTGAAATGGTCACCCCTCCAGGGCACATCTATGTGCGCTATAAGGATGGCAAAAACGTCCTTAATATAGAAACAACTGCTCGCGGCATCCATTTGCCTTGCGAAGAATATTTAGGCATCGACACACGAGCTCTTCAAGAAAGAACTATAAAAGAGGTGATTGGTTTAGCTCATTTTAACCAAGCCGCAGCCTATCTCAGGCAACACCGCTACGAAAACGCTCTGCTTTGTTACAAAAAGGCTCAACCCTATTTACCTAAAGATCAACTTTTACAAGAATTGACAGGCTATACCCACCTTTTTTTAGGAAATATAGAAGAAGGGAGAAAGCTTCTTGAAGAAATCAAAGACTATATCCCTGATCATGCAGTCACAAAAGAAAATATGGCAGAAGACTATTTAAACGGACTTGTAGATATAGAAGGGATAAAAACGGTATTTATGGAAGTAGATGAGTCGCGAGAATCACTTTTAAGAAAAAAGGAAGCCCTAGAAAAATTAGGGGAAAAATACCCTCTTTTTCGAGCTGGTATTTTTAGCCTTGCTTCAACTTATCTACAGTTGCATCGGAACCGCGAAGCCCTGGTATGGTTAAATATCTACCATTCTCTCTACCCCTTTGATCCAACGGTTGAATATTATTTAGCAGTATTATGCATGGAGAGATGTGAATCCACTAAAGCCTGGGAGCATCTCCTGCAAGCAGAAAAAATCACACGAGCAAGGGACCATTTTCCCAAAGCTTTAAAAGAAGTACGGCAAGCTTTAAACCAGCGCTGCCCTCCTTAA
- a CDS encoding 4-alpha-glucanotransferase produces MANLFVQQLLRDPTSLPPHGICLPIFSLHSKGSGGIGEYTDLLPLLAWAKKLGIHIIQLLPLNDTGLETSPYNALSAFALNPIHLGLKQLPYLANYPELTPLLAQLQALNQTQRVSYKEVHGQRDLFLRQYFQLAGPLLLKADDFQKFQQQNEWVEKYALFKTLKIARNWESWDLWPEKLRYPTEDYLAELLLGKREEVAYHSLLQFLCFSQMEKVKKEAESQGIFLKGDIPILIDSQSADVWLNRPLFHTHLTAGAPPDQYSEVGQNWGFPLYNWDKHAETHYTWWKKRLEIASHFYHFYRIDHVVGFYRIWGIPFNQSAKEGKFFPEDPSVWISHGEKILKMMVDYCPMLPIGEDLGVIPPEVRINLRQLGICGTKVMRWERRWNEDGRFINPHDYILESLTTVSTHDSETLQQWWRNNPQDAKDFSSFKGWTYEPTLSSVRHQEILYDSHHTRSIFHINLLHEYLAVIPGLTWPSLEDERINIPGVVSDRNWSYRFKPSVEEIIQNPELAKLIKKLTV; encoded by the coding sequence ATGGCGAATCTTTTTGTGCAGCAACTATTGAGAGATCCTACCAGCCTCCCCCCTCATGGCATCTGCCTGCCCATTTTCTCTTTACATTCAAAAGGTAGTGGAGGAATTGGTGAGTATACTGATCTTCTTCCTCTCTTGGCATGGGCTAAAAAACTTGGGATCCATATTATCCAACTCCTCCCCCTCAATGATACTGGCTTAGAAACAAGTCCTTACAATGCCCTTTCGGCATTTGCTTTAAATCCCATTCATTTAGGCTTAAAACAACTCCCTTATTTGGCAAACTATCCAGAGTTAACACCCCTACTTGCTCAACTCCAAGCTCTTAATCAAACTCAACGAGTTTCCTATAAAGAAGTGCATGGACAACGCGATTTATTCTTACGCCAGTATTTTCAACTAGCAGGCCCGCTTCTTTTAAAAGCTGACGATTTTCAAAAATTTCAGCAGCAAAATGAGTGGGTTGAAAAATACGCCTTATTTAAAACTTTGAAAATCGCCAGAAATTGGGAATCGTGGGACCTGTGGCCAGAAAAGCTACGCTATCCCACGGAAGACTACCTTGCTGAACTGCTTTTAGGGAAGCGCGAAGAAGTTGCCTACCACTCCCTTTTGCAATTTTTATGTTTTTCTCAAATGGAAAAAGTAAAAAAGGAGGCCGAAAGTCAGGGCATTTTTTTAAAAGGGGACATTCCTATCTTAATTGACTCTCAAAGTGCCGATGTTTGGTTGAACCGCCCCCTATTTCATACCCATTTAACTGCGGGAGCACCACCCGATCAATACAGTGAAGTGGGGCAAAATTGGGGATTTCCCCTCTATAACTGGGACAAACATGCCGAGACTCATTACACCTGGTGGAAAAAACGGCTCGAGATCGCCTCCCACTTTTATCATTTCTATCGCATTGACCATGTGGTTGGATTTTATCGCATTTGGGGGATTCCGTTTAATCAATCTGCTAAAGAGGGGAAGTTTTTCCCGGAAGATCCTTCTGTATGGATCTCTCATGGGGAAAAAATTCTTAAAATGATGGTCGATTACTGCCCTATGTTGCCGATTGGAGAAGATTTGGGAGTTATCCCTCCTGAAGTTAGAATAAATCTTCGCCAGCTCGGCATATGTGGCACAAAAGTGATGCGCTGGGAAAGAAGGTGGAACGAGGATGGTCGCTTTATTAATCCCCACGATTATATTTTAGAAAGTTTAACGACCGTTTCTACGCACGACTCTGAAACACTTCAACAATGGTGGAGGAATAATCCTCAGGACGCCAAAGATTTTTCAAGCTTTAAAGGATGGACCTATGAACCCACCCTTTCTTCTGTGCGCCACCAAGAGATTTTGTATGACAGCCATCATACCCGAAGCATTTTTCATATCAATCTTCTACACGAATACCTTGCTGTCATTCCGGGATTAACGTGGCCGAGTTTAGAGGATGAGCGGATTAATATTCCTGGCGTCGTGTCCGATAGGAACTGGAGCTATCGTTTTAAACCCAGTGTAGAAGAAATCATTCAAAACCCTGAGCTAGCAAAACTTATAAAAAAATTAACGGTTTAA